One genomic segment of Candidatus Eisenbacteria bacterium includes these proteins:
- a CDS encoding branched-chain amino acid ABC transporter permease yields the protein MRGLLLVLVVTIVLVLLNFLLPALINPYLFQILILCGINVILAVSLNLVNGFTGQFSIGHAGFMAIGGYTSAALTYYLGPHVLGKAASIGLSPAIVGTSFFVLSVVVGGLASAVAGFLVGLPSLRLRGDYLAIVTLGFGEIIRVIILNVNAVGGARGFADIPRYTNLFWVSFFAFVTILVVRNITTSTHGRAFISVREDEIAAEALGINTTHYKVLAFAIGAFFAGVAGGLFGHYLMYLHTNSFTFMKSFEVVIMVVLGGMGSITGSVIAAGFLTILPEALRPVKEFRMVIYASLLIFLMIARPQGLLGMRELSLQTFRSLPFRPGKKRTEGAQSG from the coding sequence GTGAGAGGGTTGCTTCTTGTTCTTGTTGTCACAATAGTCCTGGTGCTTCTCAATTTTCTTCTTCCCGCTCTGATCAATCCGTACCTTTTCCAGATTCTCATTCTCTGCGGAATAAACGTCATACTCGCCGTGAGTCTCAATCTGGTCAACGGCTTCACCGGACAGTTCTCGATAGGTCACGCCGGCTTCATGGCAATAGGCGGATATACTTCTGCGGCACTCACGTACTACCTTGGACCACACGTCTTGGGCAAGGCCGCGTCAATCGGATTGTCGCCGGCGATCGTGGGAACCTCGTTTTTTGTGCTTTCCGTCGTCGTCGGAGGGCTCGCGAGTGCGGTGGCGGGATTTTTGGTGGGACTTCCCTCCTTGAGGCTCAGAGGTGACTATCTCGCAATCGTGACGCTGGGCTTCGGCGAAATCATCAGAGTCATAATCCTCAACGTCAACGCCGTTGGGGGAGCAAGGGGATTCGCCGACATTCCGCGGTACACGAACCTCTTCTGGGTTTCCTTCTTTGCATTCGTGACGATTCTGGTCGTGAGGAATATCACGACTTCCACCCACGGGCGCGCTTTCATCTCGGTGAGAGAAGACGAAATCGCCGCCGAGGCTCTCGGCATAAACACCACCCACTACAAGGTACTCGCGTTTGCCATAGGAGCGTTCTTTGCCGGTGTGGCGGGCGGACTGTTCGGTCACTACCTCATGTACCTACACACAAACAGCTTCACTTTTATGAAGTCGTTCGAGGTCGTGATAATGGTGGTCCTTGGCGGTATGGGCAGCATCACGGGCTCGGTAATCGCGGCGGGCTTTCTTACCATATTGCCTGAGGCCCTCCGGCCGGTCAAAGAGTTCAGGATGGTGATATACGCGAGCCTTCTCATTTTTCTCATGATCGCGAGGCCCCAGGGGCTTCTTGGAATGAGGGAGCTGAGTCTTCAGACCTTCCGCTCGCTTCCGTTCAGGCCGGGGAAGAAGCGGACGGAAGGAGCGCAGAGTGGATGA
- a CDS encoding ABC transporter ATP-binding protein, whose protein sequence is MDFGGLKAVSNFDFSLTEGELAGLIGPNGAGKTTVFNLITGVIAPTSGEIRFDGNRIDGLPTYRIAKVGIARTFQATRLFKDLTVLDNVRTACHLHAHSTLYGAIVRTRGFYEDEARILAIATRQLETFGLLALKDSKASMLPYGLQRRVEIARALASEPKILLLDEPAAGMNPQETEDLMRLIRWVRDDFKLTILLIEHDMRVVMGICERIAVLDHGVKIAEGKPDEIKRDRKVIEAYLGEDIVC, encoded by the coding sequence ATGGATTTCGGTGGACTGAAGGCAGTCTCCAACTTCGATTTTTCGCTGACAGAGGGCGAGCTTGCGGGACTCATCGGCCCAAACGGAGCAGGGAAGACAACGGTTTTCAATCTAATCACGGGGGTCATTGCTCCCACCTCCGGAGAGATCCGTTTCGACGGCAACAGGATCGACGGTCTCCCGACCTACAGAATCGCCAAAGTCGGTATTGCTCGCACTTTCCAGGCAACCAGGCTTTTCAAGGACCTGACGGTTCTAGACAACGTGAGAACCGCCTGTCATCTCCATGCGCACTCCACCCTTTACGGCGCGATTGTCAGGACTCGTGGCTTCTATGAGGACGAGGCCAGAATATTGGCGATAGCCACAAGGCAGCTAGAGACCTTCGGACTTCTCGCTCTCAAGGACTCCAAGGCAAGCATGCTTCCTTACGGGCTTCAGAGGCGAGTCGAGATCGCACGTGCGCTTGCCAGCGAACCGAAGATTCTTCTTCTGGATGAGCCCGCTGCCGGAATGAATCCGCAGGAGACCGAGGACCTGATGAGACTAATTCGGTGGGTCAGGGACGATTTCAAGCTCACCATCTTGCTCATCGAACACGACATGAGAGTCGTGATGGGAATTTGCGAGAGAATCGCCGTGCTCGACCACGGCGTCAAGATAGCGGAAGGAAAGCCCGATGAAATCAAACGTGACCGCAAGGTGATCGAGGCCTACTTGGGGGAGGACATCGTTTGCTAA
- a CDS encoding ABC transporter ATP-binding protein encodes MLTLTEVHVFYGAVHALKGITVKVEPNKIVALIGANGAGKSTILRTVSGLARPSKGNLVFMGRELSTVQPHNVVRLGISHVPEGRIIFANLTVMDNLELGAYVRKDTAEIRQDLEKVFKLFPRLKDRMKQNAGTLSGGEQQMLAMGRGLMSRPKLLLLDEPSLGLAPILVKDIFKTICEIRDRGTTILLVEQNARMALSIADEGYVLETGKIVLHDAAKSLLHNEQVQKAYLGG; translated from the coding sequence TTGTTAACTCTCACTGAGGTTCACGTTTTCTATGGAGCCGTGCATGCGCTCAAGGGCATCACCGTGAAGGTGGAGCCGAACAAGATAGTGGCGCTCATCGGCGCGAACGGAGCAGGGAAAAGCACCATCCTCAGAACCGTCTCAGGGCTGGCCAGACCCAGCAAGGGGAACCTCGTCTTCATGGGTAGGGAGCTCTCGACGGTTCAACCGCACAACGTAGTAAGGCTGGGCATTTCCCACGTTCCTGAAGGTCGGATCATATTCGCAAATCTCACAGTCATGGACAACCTCGAGCTCGGCGCCTACGTCAGGAAGGACACGGCGGAAATCAGGCAGGATTTGGAGAAAGTGTTCAAACTCTTCCCGAGGCTCAAAGACAGAATGAAACAAAACGCAGGAACCCTGAGCGGCGGCGAGCAGCAGATGCTCGCCATGGGTAGGGGACTGATGTCTCGCCCCAAGCTGCTTCTCTTGGACGAACCCTCCCTCGGGCTTGCCCCCATCCTGGTGAAAGACATTTTCAAAACCATTTGCGAAATCAGAGATCGCGGTACGACGATCCTCCTGGTCGAGCAGAACGCGCGGATGGCGCTCTCGATTGCGGACGAGGGCTATGTGCTCGAAACAGGCAAGATCGTGCTGCACGACGCTGCCAAGAGCCTGCTGCACAACGAGCAGGTTCAGAAGGCATACCTGGGCGGGTGA
- a CDS encoding right-handed parallel beta-helix repeat-containing protein → MNRVFSTFLLLILSVTVFPVSSDARTWLVRQDGTGDCTTIQAGIDLSSAGDSILVGPGHYYEPLTISGKNVALIGELGATATYIHGTPLHRVIHCVNIPATGVIRGFTITEGEIYIPYWPDNVGGGIFCESSDVEVIDDIITNNHGDGIAADAASVLYVSRNMISYNTGEWAEYGDIFGCGVYCFTSRALIEDNEFVHNENAAVLCQGSSPVVRRNIMRDGSIGIGCFASSQATIYENLIVNGTNIAVAIDHSSPTIRNNTIVANRDGISFFYASPVLENNIIVGSRWGIYNSMSSPSSPILRCNDVWNNSRGNYYSCTPGSGDFSADPLFCNPGVRDYHINLNSQCSPANSGGCGLVGAFGIGCGPTSIQETTWGKIKALFR, encoded by the coding sequence GTGAATCGAGTCTTTTCTACCTTCCTTCTTTTGATTCTGTCTGTGACAGTTTTTCCTGTTTCGTCAGACGCTCGCACTTGGTTGGTTCGGCAGGATGGCACTGGCGATTGCACCACGATTCAAGCGGGCATTGACTTGTCCAGTGCCGGTGACAGTATCCTTGTCGGGCCTGGCCACTACTATGAACCGCTAACCATTTCTGGAAAGAATGTCGCTCTCATCGGTGAGCTTGGCGCCACAGCGACCTATATTCACGGAACGCCGCTTCACAGAGTCATTCACTGCGTCAATATTCCTGCCACAGGAGTAATACGGGGATTTACCATAACTGAAGGTGAAATCTACATACCCTACTGGCCCGATAATGTCGGCGGTGGGATCTTCTGCGAGTCCTCGGATGTTGAGGTTATCGATGACATAATTACGAACAATCATGGGGACGGCATTGCTGCCGATGCGGCGTCAGTTCTCTATGTCTCCCGCAACATGATAAGCTATAACACAGGGGAATGGGCTGAGTACGGCGACATTTTCGGATGTGGAGTCTACTGCTTTACTTCGCGAGCCCTCATCGAGGACAACGAGTTTGTCCACAACGAAAACGCGGCCGTCCTTTGTCAAGGCAGCTCTCCGGTTGTGAGGAGAAACATCATGAGGGATGGTTCTATTGGGATCGGCTGTTTTGCCTCGTCCCAGGCTACAATTTACGAGAATTTGATCGTGAACGGAACAAATATCGCCGTCGCCATAGATCATTCCTCCCCAACGATTAGAAACAACACGATTGTCGCCAACAGAGATGGGATCTCGTTTTTCTATGCATCCCCAGTCTTGGAGAACAATATTATAGTTGGCAGCAGATGGGGGATATACAACAGTATGTCTAGCCCCTCATCCCCCATCCTACGTTGCAACGACGTTTGGAATAACAGTAGGGGCAACTATTATTCCTGCACACCGGGATCAGGGGATTTCTCTGCGGATCCCCTTTTTTGTAATCCAGGGGTCCGCGACTATCACATTAACCTCAACTCCCAGTGTTCGCCTGCAAACAGCGGTGGGTGCGGGCTCGTCGGTGCTTTTGGAATTGGGTGCGGCCCGACCTCTATACAAGAGACAACGTGGGGGAAAATCAAAGCACTGTTCAGATAG
- a CDS encoding integrase core domain-containing protein codes for MARSDDGAEFVSRRLTQWLREKCVEPVFIEPGSPWENGYLESFHVKLRDECGDEEMFWSSGEAQVLIDWYRDVYNSERPHHSSPGYRTPAEMAMGINTRRPGLALGLDSKMR; via the coding sequence ATGGCTCGGAGCGATGATGGTGCGGAGTTCGTATCGAGGCGGTTGACGCAGTGGCTCCGAGAGAAGTGTGTGGAGCCGGTCTTCATCGAGCCAGGTAGTCCGTGGGAGAACGGTTATCTGGAGAGCTTTCATGTGAAGCTACGTGATGAGTGTGGAGACGAAGAGATGTTCTGGAGTAGTGGAGAGGCTCAAGTGCTGATCGATTGGTATCGAGACGTCTACAACAGTGAGCGGCCGCACCACAGCTCGCCGGGATATCGAACGCCGGCTGAGATGGCCATGGGAATCAACACAAGACGCCCAGGACTGGCTCTGGGACTGGATAGCAAGATGAGGTAA
- a CDS encoding PAS domain S-box protein — MKDTKQRGETGIKAHLEYADGIIATLRESFLVLDKNLRVISANQAFYTTFKVAEKDTIGRPLPDLGNRQWNIPKLLQLLKEIVPEKKFVKDYEVEHKFQQIGQRVMVLNARQLRVPKHVAAIIAAGARREEEDDDDDEEEELILIAIGDITERKRLQEELKESEERYRRAFETSRDGLLLVHKTKADILNSNASAQELLGYSQEEFLKKKLWEIGMIKNDSGFRETASILERDGVIHYEDTPVRTKEGLSINTEVFLVDKAKVIQCNIRNITERKETEEALRESEMRFKAIFNESTDGMLLAEAGTRRFFMCNPRICQMLGYTEEELMRLGVDDIHPEEDVPFIIEQFERQAKGGIGIAAGVPVKRKDGSVFYADVNASRITLTGKKYLLKSFTDITDSKKTQDELREKMRDLERFSNFAVDRELKMEELEEKVRELEEKLKAR; from the coding sequence ATGAAAGATACAAAGCAGCGGGGCGAAACGGGGATCAAAGCGCACTTGGAATACGCCGATGGCATCATTGCTACATTGAGAGAGTCATTTTTGGTCTTGGACAAGAACTTACGAGTTATTTCTGCCAACCAGGCTTTCTATACCACCTTTAAGGTTGCAGAAAAAGACACCATAGGCCGGCCGCTTCCTGATTTAGGTAATAGGCAATGGAATATTCCTAAGCTGCTTCAGCTATTGAAAGAAATTGTACCAGAAAAGAAATTTGTGAAAGATTACGAGGTCGAGCATAAATTTCAGCAAATTGGACAGCGAGTCATGGTCCTGAATGCCCGTCAGCTGCGCGTTCCTAAGCACGTAGCAGCAATAATAGCGGCGGGAGCAAGAAGAGAAGAAGAAGACGACGACGACGACGAAGAAGAAGAGTTGATCCTGATAGCTATTGGAGACATCACTGAGCGTAAGCGTCTACAGGAAGAATTAAAGGAGTCCGAGGAGCGTTATCGCAGAGCCTTTGAAACATCGCGGGATGGATTATTGCTTGTTCATAAAACCAAAGCCGACATTCTTAATTCTAACGCATCTGCCCAGGAATTGCTGGGCTATTCCCAAGAGGAGTTTTTGAAAAAGAAACTCTGGGAAATCGGCATGATCAAGAATGATTCGGGCTTTCGAGAAACGGCGTCAATATTGGAAAGAGATGGTGTAATTCATTACGAAGACACACCGGTAAGAACCAAAGAAGGCCTGAGCATAAATACAGAGGTTTTCCTGGTTGACAAGGCAAAGGTTATCCAGTGCAACATCCGTAACATCACCGAGCGTAAGGAAACGGAAGAAGCATTGAGGGAATCTGAGATGAGATTCAAGGCCATCTTCAATGAATCCACGGACGGGATGCTTTTAGCAGAAGCAGGGACCAGGCGGTTCTTCATGTGCAATCCAAGAATTTGTCAGATGTTAGGATATACCGAAGAAGAATTGATGCGTCTGGGAGTCGACGATATCCATCCTGAGGAGGATGTGCCGTTCATCATAGAACAGTTTGAGCGGCAAGCGAAAGGAGGAATTGGAATTGCAGCGGGTGTTCCGGTGAAGAGAAAAGACGGCAGTGTTTTCTATGCCGATGTTAATGCGTCACGGATTACCTTGACCGGCAAAAAATATCTCTTGAAAAGCTTCACGGATATCACCGACAGCAAGAAAACACAAGATGAACTACGAGAGAAAATGCGGGACTTGGAACGGTTCAGCAACTTTGCCGTGGATAGAGAATTGAAGATGGAAGAGCTTGAGGAGAAGGTAAGAGAGCTTGAGGAAAAGCTGAAAGCAAGATGA
- a CDS encoding ATP-binding protein encodes MKLEGRTGEKVALKERQEDISAQEVYLESVMSSMTDSLIVVNPDATLRSVNRAALDLLGYREEELIGQPVKNIFLQEEEKEEGKEEESMLHRYFQEIITAGVAYNIGLTFLTKQDKAIPVNFSGAAMQQNGQIIGIVGVARDMRQIMAIIGDLEEKKIELEERSKNLTRMQRAMLHMMGDLDIAKKEAERAEKELKKLDQLKKDFISTVSHELRTPLAITKEGIRLILDGITGEMNDKQEKILSIAGSNIDRLARIIDGLLDLSKIESGKVELKRGLVDIAGMIRQVASSFELNLKGKPLELRINVPKKQIDAFVDPDKLIQVFTNLIGNAFKFTDSGYIEVSLQEREKEIECVVVDTGLGITEEDMPKVFSKFEQFGRLPGPGEKGTGLGLAITKGIIELHGGKIWVESEPGQGAKFSFVLPKYTTEGIFKEYLNNEMREAMGKKTCMTLVAISILEFSKLKQEFSDEKMDAILRSMEGVVKGTVRREGEVAFGDSGEMMVILADCDKEGALSVENRLREALDKYLTNERLPHEIRLRFGSAVYPDEAKDDEELIKEAKEA; translated from the coding sequence ATGAAACTTGAAGGCAGAACCGGAGAAAAGGTTGCCCTTAAGGAAAGACAAGAGGACATCTCCGCCCAAGAAGTATATTTGGAGAGCGTCATGTCCTCGATGACGGATTCTCTGATTGTGGTTAATCCCGACGCCACGCTGAGGTCAGTGAATAGAGCTGCCTTGGATTTATTGGGTTATAGGGAAGAGGAGCTCATCGGCCAACCAGTGAAGAACATTTTTCTGCAAGAAGAAGAGAAGGAAGAGGGAAAAGAAGAAGAAAGCATGCTGCATAGGTACTTCCAAGAAATAATTACTGCAGGCGTGGCGTACAATATCGGCTTAACTTTTCTTACCAAACAAGACAAGGCGATCCCGGTGAATTTTAGCGGGGCGGCGATGCAGCAAAACGGCCAGATTATCGGCATTGTGGGCGTAGCCAGAGACATGCGCCAGATCATGGCAATCATAGGCGATTTGGAGGAGAAGAAGATAGAGCTTGAAGAGCGCAGCAAGAATTTGACCCGGATGCAGAGGGCAATGTTGCATATGATGGGCGATTTGGATATTGCGAAGAAGGAGGCGGAGAGGGCAGAAAAAGAACTGAAGAAGTTAGACCAGTTGAAGAAAGATTTTATCTCTACCGTTTCCCACGAACTGCGCACCCCGCTTGCTATCACTAAAGAGGGGATAAGACTTATTTTGGATGGGATCACGGGCGAGATGAATGACAAGCAGGAAAAGATACTGAGTATCGCAGGAAGCAATATTGACCGGTTAGCCAGAATTATCGATGGTCTCCTTGATCTATCCAAGATTGAGTCAGGCAAGGTTGAGTTAAAGAGAGGATTAGTGGATATAGCCGGGATGATAAGACAAGTAGCTTCTTCTTTTGAGTTGAATCTAAAGGGAAAGCCCTTGGAGCTAAGAATCAATGTTCCGAAGAAACAGATAGATGCCTTTGTGGATCCGGATAAACTAATTCAGGTTTTTACCAACCTGATAGGAAATGCCTTCAAATTCACGGATAGCGGTTACATAGAAGTTTCACTGCAAGAAAGAGAAAAGGAAATTGAGTGCGTTGTGGTAGATACAGGGTTAGGTATTACTGAGGAAGATATGCCTAAGGTATTTAGTAAGTTCGAACAGTTTGGCCGCTTGCCTGGCCCGGGTGAAAAGGGCACAGGCTTGGGCCTAGCTATTACAAAAGGAATTATTGAACTGCACGGAGGCAAGATCTGGGTGGAGAGTGAACCTGGCCAAGGGGCGAAATTCAGTTTTGTTCTGCCCAAATACACTACTGAAGGAATCTTTAAGGAATACCTTAATAATGAGATGAGAGAGGCAATGGGCAAGAAGACCTGCATGACGTTAGTCGCTATCTCTATTCTTGAGTTTAGTAAATTGAAACAGGAGTTTTCAGATGAGAAGATGGACGCTATTCTGAGAAGCATGGAGGGGGTGGTAAAGGGTACCGTACGCCGTGAAGGAGAGGTTGCGTTTGGTGATTCTGGCGAGATGATGGTCATTTTGGCTGATTGTGATAAAGAAGGTGCTTTGAGTGTAGAAAATAGGTTAAGAGAAGCTTTGGATAAGTATTTGACCAACGAGAGACTACCTCACGAGATCAGGTTAAGATTCGGTTCTGCGGTTTATCCGGATGAAGCCAAAGATGATGAAGAATTAATTAAAGAGGCTAAGGAGGCATAG
- a CDS encoding response regulator → MGKNILIVDDEKDWIQVLAMRLGHEGYKTEAAFDTIQATTQAIQLKPDLILLDIMMPAGGGLEALKNLRANVKTFSIPVIVLTAKGDKETKEAAEGLGISGYFVKTANTVELLAKIKKVLGE, encoded by the coding sequence ATGGGAAAGAACATATTGATCGTAGATGACGAGAAGGATTGGATACAGGTACTGGCCATGAGGTTAGGACACGAAGGCTATAAGACAGAAGCAGCGTTCGATACCATACAAGCTACGACACAGGCAATCCAACTGAAACCAGATCTAATACTTTTGGATATCATGATGCCTGCAGGTGGCGGGTTGGAAGCATTGAAGAACTTAAGAGCAAACGTCAAGACATTCTCTATACCCGTAATAGTACTTACGGCAAAAGGGGATAAGGAAACAAAAGAAGCTGCAGAAGGGTTGGGTATTTCCGGATATTTTGTCAAGACTGCGAACACGGTCGAACTTCTGGCTAAGATAAAGAAGGTGCTTGGCGAATAA
- a CDS encoding protein kinase, giving the protein MVGKTISHYKILEKLGEGGMGVVYKAEDTKLGRHAALKFLSPDLTRDPEARKRFIQEAKAASSLDHTSICTVHEIGETEDGQIFIVTAFYEGETLKTKIERGSLKVEEALDIAIHVAQGLGRAHEAGIVHRDIKPANIMITKRGDVKIVDFGLAKLTGQAKLTVMGSTVGTVAYMSPEQVQGEDIDHRTDIWALGVVLYEMLTGRSPFKGEHEAALLYSIVHEEPQSLSLVRSGTPAPVSSVIARALQKDRALRYQTAQELIDELRKLTVSGRPPRVELPRQEKSIVVLPFENLSPDPDQEYFSDGLTEEVISDLSKVHALRVISRSSAMTFKGTKKTIPEIAKQLEVQYVLEGSVRKAGNSLRITAQLIDAASDAHIWAEKYSGTLDDVFDVQEKVSRAIVDALKLKLTPEESRKIAERPIDNVAAYQCYLKANAEIWRFTESSLEMARLHLQKGLDILGDNALLYSAMAFVYWQYANIGAGQEDYVAKAEQYTNKALALDPDSPQAHLVIGMIHGAFYGNTREGVRQLRMALAVNPNYVDALKFLAGFCTMSVGKLAAAIPLVQRVKEIDPLDPWNYWLQGRLFFYGGQYKLALEQLRQHYQSDPENPVAQFFCAWTLTYANEIDEAFSIIDRSAKATPNNVCTKFGLLLKYGLLKDRESAFREMTPDFQKTCRRDHQWSYFVAVPLALLDAREESIDWLENAVNGGFINYPELERNQNLDNLRGEERFKKLMERVKYEWEHFEE; this is encoded by the coding sequence ATGGTAGGCAAAACGATCTCTCACTACAAAATCCTCGAGAAACTCGGCGAAGGCGGCATGGGTGTCGTCTACAAGGCTGAGGACACCAAGCTTGGCAGACATGCTGCGCTGAAGTTTTTGTCTCCGGACCTTACGAGAGATCCCGAGGCAAGGAAACGTTTCATCCAAGAGGCGAAGGCGGCTTCTTCTCTCGACCACACCAGCATTTGCACAGTGCACGAGATCGGTGAGACGGAGGATGGGCAGATTTTCATCGTCACGGCGTTCTACGAAGGCGAGACACTCAAGACAAAGATTGAGCGTGGGTCTCTCAAGGTTGAGGAGGCTCTGGATATTGCGATCCATGTTGCGCAGGGGTTGGGGCGAGCGCACGAAGCAGGGATTGTGCATCGTGACATCAAACCCGCAAACATCATGATAACGAAGCGTGGCGACGTGAAGATCGTGGATTTCGGTCTGGCGAAGCTGACAGGACAGGCAAAGCTCACAGTGATGGGCTCTACAGTGGGCACGGTAGCGTATATGTCCCCGGAGCAGGTACAGGGGGAGGATATTGATCACCGAACTGACATCTGGGCGCTGGGAGTCGTGCTGTACGAAATGCTGACGGGACGGTCACCGTTCAAGGGTGAGCACGAGGCTGCGCTACTCTATTCCATTGTGCACGAGGAGCCGCAGTCGCTCTCACTAGTGCGGTCGGGTACACCTGCCCCTGTTTCATCGGTTATTGCCAGAGCGTTACAGAAAGACCGAGCGTTGCGGTACCAGACTGCACAGGAGCTCATCGATGAGTTGAGGAAACTTACGGTTTCGGGCAGGCCCCCTCGTGTTGAGTTACCACGTCAGGAGAAATCGATTGTAGTTTTGCCCTTTGAGAATTTGAGCCCGGACCCTGACCAGGAGTACTTCAGCGATGGTCTGACGGAGGAAGTGATCTCTGACCTCTCGAAAGTCCATGCGCTCCGCGTCATATCTCGCAGTTCTGCGATGACGTTTAAGGGGACGAAGAAGACGATACCTGAAATTGCCAAACAGCTCGAAGTGCAGTACGTGCTGGAGGGCAGTGTCAGAAAAGCGGGGAATAGTCTACGAATTACGGCACAGTTGATAGACGCAGCGAGTGATGCTCACATTTGGGCTGAGAAGTATTCGGGTACGCTGGATGATGTGTTCGATGTTCAAGAAAAAGTCTCTCGCGCGATCGTCGATGCTCTGAAGCTCAAGCTTACACCTGAGGAGAGTCGGAAGATTGCCGAGCGACCCATTGACAATGTCGCGGCCTATCAGTGTTATCTCAAAGCCAACGCTGAGATCTGGCGGTTCACCGAGAGCTCTCTCGAGATGGCCCGGCTACATCTCCAGAAGGGTCTTGATATCTTGGGCGATAATGCTCTTCTGTACTCGGCCATGGCATTTGTTTATTGGCAATATGCGAATATAGGCGCCGGGCAAGAGGACTATGTGGCGAAAGCAGAACAATATACGAATAAAGCTCTCGCCCTGGATCCAGATTCTCCTCAGGCCCATCTTGTTATCGGAATGATCCATGGGGCGTTTTACGGAAATACGCGAGAGGGAGTACGCCAGCTCAGGATGGCGCTGGCTGTGAATCCGAATTATGTTGATGCTCTGAAGTTTTTAGCTGGTTTTTGTACAATGTCAGTCGGGAAGCTTGCCGCCGCTATTCCATTAGTGCAGAGAGTCAAGGAAATCGATCCGCTCGATCCGTGGAATTATTGGCTTCAGGGACGGCTTTTCTTCTATGGTGGTCAGTACAAGCTTGCTCTTGAGCAACTCCGTCAACACTATCAGTCAGATCCTGAAAATCCTGTCGCTCAATTCTTCTGTGCCTGGACCCTGACGTATGCAAACGAGATCGACGAAGCCTTTTCCATTATCGACCGCAGTGCGAAGGCGACTCCGAATAATGTGTGCACCAAGTTCGGTCTCTTGTTGAAGTACGGACTGCTGAAGGATAGAGAAAGTGCATTCCGGGAAATGACTCCTGATTTCCAGAAGACCTGCAGAAGGGACCATCAATGGTCATACTTTGTCGCAGTTCCGCTCGCTTTGCTCGATGCCAGAGAGGAATCCATCGATTGGCTGGAGAATGCGGTCAACGGGGGCTTTATCAATTACCCGGAGCTCGAACGGAACCAAAATCTTGACAACCTCCGCGGCGAGGAGCGGTTCAAAAAGCTGATGGAACGAGTCAAATACGAGTGGGAGCATTTCGAGGAGTAA
- a CDS encoding RNA polymerase sigma factor: MQQAVNSEWECLIRAQRGDETASRVLIGRYQARLLALALFITGSVAAADDVVQETFVRALRTKIKHRTGTVQALLSTIAYRLALKEANRLRRNVALDKLDLLDRDRNALESVLSDELDRLVAETIGALNAEHRDVLVLRFYGGHSYEEIADILQTSLGTVKSRIFYAVKSCRETLRRKGVLE; this comes from the coding sequence GTGCAACAAGCAGTGAACTCAGAGTGGGAGTGCCTTATCAGAGCGCAGCGGGGAGATGAGACGGCCTCGCGCGTTCTGATAGGACGGTACCAGGCGCGCCTTCTGGCGCTTGCGCTCTTCATCACCGGCTCCGTTGCCGCAGCAGATGACGTGGTACAGGAGACCTTTGTGCGGGCGCTCCGCACCAAGATCAAACACAGGACGGGCACAGTTCAAGCGCTTCTCAGCACGATCGCCTATCGCCTGGCCCTGAAGGAGGCCAACCGATTGCGGCGAAACGTTGCACTGGACAAGCTAGATCTCCTCGACCGCGACCGAAATGCGCTGGAGAGCGTTTTGAGCGATGAACTAGACCGTCTTGTGGCCGAAACGATTGGGGCGTTGAATGCGGAGCATCGCGACGTGCTGGTATTGCGATTTTACGGTGGTCACAGTTATGAAGAAATCGCCGACATCTTGCAGACCTCGCTCGGTACGGTGAAATCGCGCATTTTCTACGCCGTCAAGTCCTGCCGCGAGACATTGCGACGGAAAGGAGTTCTTGAATGA